GCCTCATAGAGACACGTTGTGACGGGACAATATTGTGGAAAAGCGCCACATGTTGCCTTACACCTGAGCTGCGGACCCTGAATCATTCAACCAATCAACAAACAACGCCGCGCTCCCCTGTAACGAGCACCATGCCCTGCTATAATGGATTATATTTCATTCCGCTTTGCTAACTTGGTTTGCGCACATACAGCGCAACTCATACGGTCCTCCATGTTCTGGTAAGGCGTGACGACAGTATGTGTACACTAACCATGGAGGCCAGGATGGGCAGGAAGAGTGTTGCCGTGGCAACGTTGCTGGCGCATTCAGTGAAGGTGGCGACGAGGAGACAGATGACGATGGCGATGGCCCATGGAGGGATGGACTGGAGCGGTGTCATCTGAGTACCGAGCCAGCGGGACAATCCGGactcctaacacacacacacacacactgtcagaacacctcccccctctctccctcgttctctctctctgtggattGGACGGACACAGCGACACACCTCGCTGCCCTTCGCGAGGGCGAAGCCTCCCCCCAGCAGCAGAACAATGTTCCAGGGCATCTTCTTCTGAGTCACCTGCCAGGTAAGCAGAGGAGGGGCGGGGCCTCGTGATGCCTGAGACTCTGAttggaccaaaaaaacaaaacttaaaaacGTCCAAAAAGTCCACATTCCCTGCTGAAACCACACAAGAtgacggtttcttctctgcagagtGGCCCGAGCGGCGTCCTGCACCATGACAGGCTGGTGCAGCCAGTGTTTTAGCGGTTGTAGGAGGTGGCTCTCAGACACCTGAAGGTGCTGCTAACTCTCGTTACTCAGCAATGCATGCTTTAAAGGTACATTGTCTATGTTTgggtgtgtatacttgtatttgttacctcctCAGATGGTCTGGTTTTATATTTCTAGTCTTGTATACAGTGCACCTTTGACAAAATTTGAcacaacacattacattacatgtcatttagcagacgcttttatccaaagcgacttacaatggaatcaagtacaattagccaggggtggaatcgaacttgcgaccatgatgtctttggtacacaaggtagggtcttaaccactgagccactccaccccacaaCAATGgtcgtccagcagctctttttttcctgctgtggcGTTTTTCTatctgtcgtgggtggagccaccATATTGTCCCATTTTAACTCTGGTTCCCCAAGGCAAGAGTGCCAATGAATGGAACGGTTCCAAgcgttccactcggtggaaacatggctaTGGAGAACTTGGTCTCCATAGCCATGTTGGTCGTTATGGGGCTTGGTCGTTATGGGgcagagcctcatttctgaagaagtCGGGTTAGGTTAAGGTAGTGCACCACTAACCTAATGCTAGCCCAGCACTTCCACTGAACAGGAGTAAATGTTGAGTCCTTCAATggataactgtgtgtgtgtttgtgtgtgtcacacctgTGTCAgagctcctccagcagcagaggTAGCGCGGTGGctcagagggaaaaacaaacaataagaCAGCAACAAACAGGGAGACGGTCGCGTCAGTGACgaacctggcagagagagagagagggagagagagagagagagagcaaactGTGTGTTACCCATCATTACAAAGACATGAGGCAGACACAGAAGACGTccaatgaaaacaaactctctctgtctcacaatCACTCAGATCTATTCAGTATGTTCAGTCTTATCTCCATGGATTTTAAGTGACACTTTAAGTCTTTCTTTAAGGCCAGGCTCACactctctgttccagttcatcccaaaggttcTCGAGGGGTTGGAAGTATGGCATTGTCCAACATGTCTTGGTAAGCTGAAGTGTTTAAggttgtccttcattggaggtAAGTCGCCTCTGGCCCAAAGCCAgactgaaacacctgaattcagtACGAGAGTGTATAGATCTGTTATAAATTCCCAAAACCAAGTGTCCTGCCAAATCAAATGACCTCATTAAAGTTAACTTCCTGCTCCTCAGGGTGTTTGTCCTGGACGCTCCGAGCCGTCACTGCCTCTGACCTGTAGTCACGTGGTTCATGAATGGGGATTTCACCACACACTGTTTGTATTTACTTACACTCGGAGACATGTTTGCACATCCGCCTCTTGCGCACTCTTGTGTTTTCCTAACCTTTGAGgacatttcattcaaaaaagACCCCAGATGAGTTCACAGGGCTTTTACCTGCAGTCATCACAGAGGCGACTCTAACATCCAGCAAATGATCCCTCAGGTTTACCTGCTGCACCCCTGCAGGACCATGACCCCATGTTGAGAACCATTAAATTGAACCATCTGAGTGAATGTCCATCAATGATCTGGTTGATACATTTTGTCGCCTGTGACCTGCGACCTAATAAAAGGAACAGCTGAGTGTAGTCCAGGACCACGGGTCAATGTCGCCGCTGCCACTGTTGACACGACTCGTTTGTACCCAGGACACGTTTCCCGTGTTTGTGCTTCGCCTCTGGTTCCTGTTTGTTCAGGATTTTTGTCCTGAGGCAGAAAGTTGACATTCCACGTATCACCTCGACTTTTTCCACTTTAcattaatgcacacacacacagtattgcTGACAATTTATAGTGTGGACACTAAGCAGTTCATCTGAGTTCATCTGAGTTCATCTGAGTTGTGGTGAGTTCAGTTttttggaggcagcagtggatcaaaaactcCTGTGCACGGTGTTcttaaagtcactgattttctctatggactttggtgcgggagagtgagtggtttacaaacttcagtttcctgttgtaaacgTCTGTATTACAGTGAGATGTTGCAGACTTAAGGTGACATAGATTAGCTAGGCTTTCTGTCTAGTAGCTAagacctgtttttctttgtgtgtccagcaggtggccttgtggatgaacacatgaaatacTCACATGAACAGTAGGGGACACTGTAGGGAGGACAATGGCAGACCAAGTCACAGTTTGACCAGAATTTCTACTCACTCGGCCTTGGAGTTGAAGATGTGTGTGGCCCAGCCGTCCATGAAGCGGGGGTCTCGGGTAAAccacagcgccaccatgaggacgAAGAGCACCAGGACATTGGCCTCGGCGTAGCTCATGGGTCCCAGCCGGCGATGCTCGTCTCTGATGACTTCATACGCCGCTCTCTCCTTCTCTGATTGGACCACCCCACAACCCCACGTTCTCTTCAGGCTGTGACAGAACATTTAACCAATTTAACCAATtactgaggaactggttaagtttgagGCTGAAATGTGGTTAGTCATTAACTCGTTATGGTTAGAATAAGGTTctagtaagtctccaggaaatgaacaTAAGTCCCTCAGAAGTCActgaaaccagactgtgtgtgtgtgtgtctttgaagtGACCTACTTGCAGCCAATGTAGAGGAACTGCAACCAGAACCAGGCGAGtgtcagcatcagcatcatggTGGGAAACGCAAACACAAACCAGGATGCAAAGTTGATGACGTCATCGTTCTGGGGGAAGAGTCTACGAGACAGGAAGTGGAGTTTTCATCACGTTTGTGATGGAGAAATCCATTTCATATTCAAACGACAGAAGGTGTTTCAGGTCTTACTGGCTCATCTGTCCGATCAGAACCAGGTTTGGTCCGGTTCCTGTAAGAGTGGCGATGCCTCCGATGCTCGCAGCGTAACACACGCACAGCAGGATGCCTTtgctcatcctcctcttctcttcctccacctcGCTCAGGTCCTCCGGCTCCATCTGACGACAGCTGCTGTCCATGTTCACGAGCGCTGCAAAGCAACACGGATCAAAACCTTTTCtaagaagaagacatttgatGCTCAGGGAATCTGACACCAGTCCTGTCACTGTTTGGACAGAAATAAATCAgttcaaacacagagaaactcaCCAGAGTCCATCCTGGTCAGGTCTGATGGAGGTTTGTCTTGTGGTTCTGGTTTGACAAGCTCTTTTCcatcagtctcatcctctctgTGCTCAGCAGACACTTTTTGTAGGTTACCTTGAGTTTGGATCAGTTCTTTCAGACCTGAGAGGAAACACGTCAAGTATACATTAGGGCCAGATCCTGATGAATCCATTAGACTTGTAGTCAAGACCGCCTAAACCAAGACCAAGTTAGTTAAATATAATGATCCTGATTTAATGCTATTTATTCTAAAAGGAATAAAAGAAAGGCCAACTTAAAATAAATCTGGATCTAACCCTAGGCATAAAGACTACCAAAAAGAATCAAGGAGTCCTTCAGGATTCTCAGGATCAACAGGATCTCTTATTGAGAGATGTTAGCTGTGAGGCACAAAGAACAGAATCCACTATGACCCATACCTTTCTCCAGGATGTTGGGTTCTATAGTTTGCAGGATGTTGACGTTTTTCTCCTGGTGTTCCTGGTGTGGCACAACTGTCCTGATCTGGCCCTTGGATGAAGGTTCTGGATCCACATTTCCATGGAGCTGGTCCAGGACAGCCTGGACAATGGGGACCATCATGGCAGTGGTGGCGGTGTTGCTGATCCACATAGACAGGAAAGCCGTCACCCCCATGAAGCCAAGCATCAACctgagacagagggacagggaCAGGACATTCCCATGACgctaacaagctgaaagacaTTTCTTTTGCAAACATAAGAACAGCAATGTATTTCCTTATGGGCCAAGTTTGTATATTACAGCTTAATGAGGCTGTGAATGTCGGTCCACAGAGATCAGAGTACTCACAAAGCAGGTCGGACCCCAACCAGCAGCAAAACTTTGAGCGCAATGCGTTTGTGAAGGTTCCAGTGCTCCACAGCCACAGCTACCATCAACCCCCCCACAAACAGCATGTTGGTGTCCTTCAGGTACTGCATACACACCTGcatggcaacaaaaacacaacatcagagGTCTGTCTGAAGGTTAGGACTCAGGCTTTGGTGTTGAGGTCAGCAGTGGGACAGGTGTATCTTGTCTTACATCTTTGGACTCCATGATGCCGAGAACAGGGAAGAGGATGGTCGGCAACAGCGCTGTCACCGCCAGAGGCACCACCTCGGTGCACCAGTATACCGCCATGAGGACTATGACATAAGCACAGGCtgcctcctgcacacacacacacacacacacacacaaacaaaggttGTAATGGGTCATGGGTAATGGTTGTTCTGAACTTTCTCGCAGGGCACGTGAAGCGGCATGAGTTTCAGTGTGAGAACCCACCGAGGAGAAATGTCCCTGCTGAGACTACGTCtgagtccaaaaacacacacacacacacacacactcactctgtttTCATTAACCACCATTCACGTTACGAAAGAGAaacctgaaa
This genomic stretch from Solea senegalensis isolate Sse05_10M linkage group LG13, IFAPA_SoseM_1, whole genome shotgun sequence harbors:
- the slc13a5a gene encoding solute carrier family 13 member 5a; amino-acid sequence: MLQQLWRLKGIVVLVCSPFVLLPLAVSTKEAACAYVIVLMAVYWCTEVVPLAVTALLPTILFPVLGIMESKDVCMQYLKDTNMLFVGGLMVAVAVEHWNLHKRIALKVLLLVGVRPALLMLGFMGVTAFLSMWISNTATTAMMVPIVQAVLDQLHGNVDPEPSSKGQIRTVVPHQEHQEKNVNILQTIEPNILEKGLKELIQTQGNLQKVSAEHREDETDGKELVKPEPQDKPPSDLTRMDSALVNMDSSCRQMEPEDLSEVEEEKRRMSKGILLCVCYAASIGGIATLTGTGPNLVLIGQMSQLFPQNDDVINFASWFVFAFPTMMLMLTLAWFWLQFLYIGCNLKRTWGCGVVQSEKERAAYEVIRDEHRRLGPMSYAEANVLVLFVLMVALWFTRDPRFMDGWATHIFNSKAEFVTDATVSLFVAVLLFVFPSEPPRYLCCWRSSDTESQASRGPAPPLLTWQVTQKKMPWNIVLLLGGGFALAKGSEESGLSRWLGTQMTPLQSIPPWAIAIVICLLVATFTECASNVATATLFLPILASMSQSMSLNPLYVMIPCTLSASFAFMLPVATPPNAIVFSYGLLKVSDMAKTGVVMNIIGIGCISLAINSWGRAMFSLDSFPSWANTSAPV